The following proteins come from a genomic window of Proteinivorax hydrogeniformans:
- the pstC gene encoding phosphate ABC transporter permease subunit PstC, translated as MAKISLSKRSLELGKCRNRQYWREWFVLRGLTLSGLFAIAIITFILGFLIKMGMPAISEIGLTEFLLGKRWMPTSPQPGYGALPQVLGTIVVAVGALVIALPWGVSTALYLSEIANSRVRNLLKPMLEVLASIPSVVFGFIALVVVAPAVASVFGLSNGLTALTGAIMLGVMALPTITSISEDALKAVPNDYRDAALALGADDWQTMTKVTLPAAKSGIVASIMLGFGRAVGETMTVLMATGNAIRMPLKEYFGVTLPDYLSSVRTLTATIAIEGSDVPWGSLHYHSLFVLGALLFILTFIINLIADIVLNKGIKGGN; from the coding sequence ATGGCAAAAATCAGCTTGTCTAAAAGGAGTTTAGAACTTGGGAAATGTAGAAATAGGCAGTATTGGCGAGAATGGTTTGTGCTGAGGGGCCTTACCCTCAGCGGCCTTTTTGCAATAGCAATAATAACCTTTATTTTAGGATTTTTAATAAAAATGGGTATGCCAGCAATTTCAGAGATTGGTCTTACAGAATTTTTGCTAGGAAAAAGATGGATGCCTACCTCTCCACAGCCAGGATACGGTGCTTTGCCACAGGTACTAGGCACTATAGTTGTAGCGGTTGGTGCTTTGGTTATAGCATTGCCATGGGGAGTTTCTACAGCACTTTATTTATCAGAAATAGCTAATAGTAGAGTTCGTAACTTGCTAAAGCCAATGCTAGAAGTGTTAGCTAGCATACCGTCTGTTGTATTTGGATTTATTGCTTTAGTTGTAGTGGCTCCAGCAGTGGCAAGTGTTTTTGGCTTAAGTAACGGGCTTACCGCTCTAACTGGGGCAATAATGCTAGGGGTCATGGCTCTCCCCACAATAACCAGTATCTCTGAGGACGCCCTAAAGGCTGTACCAAACGATTATAGAGATGCAGCTTTAGCTTTAGGAGCAGATGATTGGCAAACTATGACAAAAGTAACTTTGCCAGCAGCTAAATCTGGGATTGTTGCATCTATAATGCTAGGGTTTGGCAGAGCTGTAGGTGAAACCATGACTGTGCTAATGGCAACTGGAAATGCAATTAGAATGCCTCTTAAAGAATATTTTGGAGTAACACTTCCTGATTATTTAAGTTCTGTTAGAACTTTAACTGCTACTATAGCTATTGAAGGTTCAGATGTGCCTTGGGGAAGCCTCCATTACCATTCGCTATTTGTTTTAGGAGCGCTGCTATTTATCTTGACCTTCATAATTAATTTAATTGCCGATATTGTATTAAATAAAGGGATAAAGGGAGGCAATTAA
- a CDS encoding PstS family phosphate ABC transporter substrate-binding protein produces the protein MLKKTLVLGVALSFFALVTVGCGGSQGGYIEVRGSDTMVNLGQHWAEAYMDKNPETAISVTGGGSGTGIAAIQDDNVDIAQASRNITDSELENAASNNVEINEFVVGQDGLAVVVHPENPVQELTVKELKDIFTGKVTDWKELGWEDGGEISVYSRQSNSGTYVYFWENILNEEDWADGTKYMSGSSAIYEGISSDKAGIGYFGVGYVDSGVNAVNVGLSSGGPFVTPLESSNIDDGSYPIARPLYFYVNGTPEGELLDYLEWVLSAEGEKVLGETGFYALTEEYIDINNQTFSQLGIK, from the coding sequence ATGTTAAAGAAAACTTTAGTACTTGGTGTAGCACTTAGTTTTTTTGCTCTAGTGACAGTAGGTTGTGGAGGTTCACAAGGTGGATATATCGAGGTTAGAGGATCTGATACTATGGTTAACTTAGGTCAACACTGGGCAGAAGCGTACATGGATAAAAACCCTGAAACTGCAATTTCAGTAACAGGTGGCGGTTCTGGGACAGGTATTGCAGCAATTCAAGATGACAATGTGGATATTGCACAAGCTTCTAGAAATATTACTGATAGCGAGTTGGAAAATGCAGCTTCAAATAACGTGGAGATAAATGAGTTTGTTGTAGGGCAAGATGGCTTGGCGGTAGTAGTACATCCAGAAAACCCTGTTCAAGAACTAACAGTTAAAGAATTAAAAGATATTTTTACAGGAAAAGTGACTGATTGGAAAGAATTAGGTTGGGAAGATGGCGGAGAAATAAGTGTTTACTCCCGTCAAAGTAATTCAGGAACCTATGTATATTTTTGGGAGAATATTTTAAATGAAGAAGATTGGGCAGATGGTACTAAATATATGTCAGGCTCTTCTGCAATCTATGAAGGAATCTCAAGCGACAAAGCTGGTATTGGCTACTTTGGCGTAGGGTACGTAGATTCAGGAGTAAATGCAGTCAATGTTGGTCTGTCAAGTGGTGGCCCTTTTGTAACCCCCTTAGAAAGCAGCAATATAGACGATGGATCTTATCCCATAGCTAGACCCCTATACTTTTACGTTAACGGAACACCAGAAGGGGAGCTGTTAGATTACCTTGAGTGGGTTTTATCAGCTGAAGGAGAGAAAGTGTTAGGAGAAACTGGCTTCTATGCTTTAACTGAGGAGTATATCGACATAAACAATCAAACATTTAGTCAGCTAGGTATAAAATAA
- the pstA gene encoding phosphate ABC transporter permease PstA has product MHKHNIKTKLISLLGINFLRLNALLAVIAMVYFVGSIFHKGSSAISWTFLTEIPRQGMTAGGIMPAIVGTVYVSLLTLLISVPLGVGAAIYLNEFSTQGKLNRLIRLSIRNMAGIPSIVYGLFGLGIFVAGMKLGNSLMASALTLSLMTYPVVVTTAEEALRSVPLGFREGAMALGATRWQAVKLNVLPAAIPGMATGTILGLGRAAGETAPIILTGAAYFLPILPSSVTDQFMALPYHLYILSTQHSSISEVRHLAYGTALVLLAIVLILNTVAIGLRFYYSKSKQW; this is encoded by the coding sequence ATGCATAAACACAATATTAAAACAAAACTTATAAGCTTATTAGGTATAAACTTTTTAAGACTTAATGCTTTACTTGCGGTTATAGCTATGGTTTATTTTGTAGGATCTATTTTTCATAAAGGCTCTAGTGCTATCAGCTGGACGTTTTTAACAGAGATACCGCGACAAGGGATGACTGCTGGCGGCATTATGCCAGCAATTGTTGGAACAGTATATGTATCGCTGCTCACCCTTTTGATATCGGTGCCTTTAGGTGTAGGGGCAGCCATATATTTAAATGAGTTTTCAACTCAAGGGAAACTTAATAGATTGATAAGGTTAAGTATCAGAAACATGGCAGGAATTCCTTCTATAGTCTATGGATTATTTGGATTAGGGATATTTGTAGCTGGAATGAAATTAGGGAATTCACTTATGGCTTCTGCTTTAACCTTATCATTAATGACTTACCCGGTTGTTGTTACCACTGCAGAAGAGGCGCTTAGATCAGTGCCGTTAGGCTTTAGAGAAGGTGCTATGGCTTTAGGTGCAACAAGGTGGCAGGCAGTTAAACTAAACGTTCTTCCAGCGGCCATACCTGGTATGGCCACTGGGACAATTTTAGGGCTAGGTAGAGCTGCAGGGGAAACGGCGCCTATCATATTAACAGGTGCTGCATACTTTTTACCTATACTGCCTAGTAGTGTAACAGACCAATTTATGGCACTACCTTATCATCTGTATATTTTATCTACTCAACATTCGAGTATTTCTGAAGTTAGACACCTAGCCTATGGAACTGCACTTGTATTGTTAGCAATCGTTTTAATTTTGAATACTGTGGCTATTGGATTAAGATTCTATTATAGTAAATCAAAACAATGGTAA
- a CDS encoding ATP-binding protein, producing MNKMRFSIRGKISVTYGILFLLIVLILGSYLSYFLGKQYKGSLEENISNNANLLSSFIESMDEGGLQSFSEETSDKLGARVTIIDIDGNPISETAKPPHYLENHIDRPEIQGAIKGRVTTEQRYSRTMATDMLYSAAPILDNDGQVIGFFRLAKPLDEIRSAISQIRFVVYVGFSVGIILVWIIGGFLAKAITKPLGVLMNKAKRAGRGNFSNIKEIYSRDEIGQLEDVFNEMGQNLGLMVEDLDKERIRLTRILDNLPVGVLVINHECRLLTSNHTARHILGYQQGEEKPYLNTLTDNYNINKFVNEIINSGKQQNTEIILGEGRDEQRYLQVMGAVVYKNEYGENEEVVIVLHDVSNLKELELMRKDLVANVSHELRTPLTAVQGFAETLLEEKLDEETQAHFIKIIKNESIRLSSLLEDLLTLSKLEGAEERKTGCCNVKGAALKVVDLLNQKIIQKKHNVNIEIDEDLNVGVYCDYIEQVLLNYVENSVKYTPDGTDIKISALKEDNNFIRLIVRDNGSGIPLKDQKRVFERFFRVDRSRESQLGGTGLGLSIVKHIVEGFGGEVGLISNKDGTSFWATLPKQKEVC from the coding sequence GCTTTATAGAATCAATGGACGAAGGTGGTTTGCAAAGTTTTTCTGAAGAAACCTCTGATAAGCTTGGAGCTAGAGTAACTATTATAGATATAGATGGAAATCCCATATCTGAAACAGCAAAACCTCCTCATTACTTGGAAAATCATATCGATAGGCCGGAAATACAAGGAGCAATAAAAGGGCGAGTAACTACAGAACAAAGATATAGCCGGACAATGGCAACTGATATGTTATACAGCGCTGCACCAATTCTGGATAACGATGGTCAGGTAATTGGTTTTTTTAGATTAGCTAAACCCTTAGATGAAATCAGAAGCGCTATTTCTCAAATTAGGTTTGTGGTATATGTCGGCTTTTCAGTAGGTATTATTTTAGTGTGGATTATAGGTGGTTTTTTAGCTAAGGCCATAACAAAACCTCTAGGAGTTTTAATGAATAAAGCCAAAAGAGCTGGACGTGGAAATTTTTCCAACATAAAAGAGATTTATTCAAGGGATGAAATTGGTCAGTTAGAGGATGTATTTAATGAGATGGGCCAAAACCTAGGTTTGATGGTGGAAGACTTAGATAAAGAAAGGATCCGATTGACTAGAATTTTAGATAACTTGCCCGTAGGAGTGCTGGTTATAAATCATGAATGTAGACTTCTGACCTCAAATCATACAGCAAGACATATATTAGGGTATCAACAGGGTGAAGAGAAACCTTACTTAAATACCTTAACTGACAATTATAATATCAACAAATTTGTAAACGAAATAATAAATAGTGGAAAACAACAGAATACAGAAATAATCTTAGGAGAAGGTAGAGATGAGCAAAGATACCTTCAAGTGATGGGGGCTGTGGTATATAAAAATGAATATGGCGAAAATGAAGAGGTTGTTATAGTTCTCCATGATGTTAGTAATTTAAAAGAACTAGAGTTGATGAGAAAAGATTTAGTTGCCAATGTATCCCATGAACTTAGAACTCCTTTAACGGCGGTACAGGGGTTTGCAGAAACTTTGTTAGAAGAAAAGTTAGATGAAGAAACCCAGGCCCATTTTATAAAAATCATCAAAAACGAGTCCATAAGACTATCAAGCCTGCTAGAGGATTTACTTACCTTATCAAAGCTAGAAGGGGCCGAGGAAAGAAAAACAGGTTGCTGTAATGTTAAAGGTGCTGCTCTAAAAGTGGTAGATCTACTAAATCAAAAAATAATCCAAAAAAAACATAACGTAAATATTGAGATTGATGAGGATTTAAATGTTGGGGTCTATTGCGACTACATCGAACAGGTACTGTTAAACTACGTGGAAAATTCAGTAAAATATACTCCTGATGGGACAGATATTAAGATATCCGCTTTAAAAGAGGACAACAATTTTATTCGCTTAATTGTTAGAGATAATGGGTCAGGTATACCTCTAAAAGATCAAAAGAGGGTTTTTGAAAGGTTTTTTAGAGTCGACAGATCAAGAGAGAGTCAATTAGGAGGAACAGGACTAGGGCTATCAATAGTTAAGCACATAGTTGAAGGTTTTGGTGGAGAAGTTGGGTTAATTTCTAATAAAGACGGTACAAGTTTTTGGGCTACTTTACCTAAACAAAAAGAAGTTTGCTAA